TTTACTGAAAGCTAGTAATGGGaaaattttatgttattttcatgGTATAAGGttatgcaaaaataaaaatagggtttcttaccccattcccggcctaacatgcgtacgactgcattattcaactgatatttatgacaggaagcaacttttcctgaattttgtgggctgtataatactgcattggggttcacttttgcttaaaaatagctattcgtggtaaatatcgttcaaaaaagcttttatttgatttaaattaacgaggtgcagcactcatttcagtcctagcgatttccattcggcatatcataaaaccagttcccggcctaagcaaaattttactcaatctctcagcatttttctctcattctctctcgggacggtagaaaatgcgacgtaaacaaaaatatgcacgttccacgacaacaagatgccagatggtatcattcataatcatttttatttggttgagaagatatatttactcatccaattttttccaaatacttaaaaacaatttttttcaccttttgaaatcgagaaaattataaataacatgataaatagcatcaacgtattagacagttttcctattaacgatgaaggatcattttcattctcctggccttttggcagcacggtgcggcaagaagtttttgggccgaggtgatttttgttcggtttgagaatatatttttaatgtattctaattatgtttatataagttctagtgatacgttctagtgattagattgaagtgcgtgtgttaAGCATTATGGTTTGTtgattaaaagcttgaagcaatgattgtaacgagcactaggacgattttcaggtaggtgcttatttgatgataccgttttgtaaaagtggaaagaatcactccggctcagtggtgtggcaacggagagcgaaattttaaaatccacatttttattttctacaattggatcaattagaagtaaaacaagtgattgaaaaatattgagtattatgaaaaataaatgggagacttttaaaaaattatcaatcataaacctacggcttccaaacattcattggttttctgtgcagtgagctgggaatcgggtccataggcccaagtagtgatttaccctactttgaaaaatcaaatattttgttttttaaaataCACCCTTAGAGTCAACTTTCTTTTTATTAATAATCATTCAACTATACTGGTTTTCAATATATGTGTCGTAGTCAAACGATTTGTCATCCTTCTCCGTCATAAACAGGCTTTCGACACCGATAGAGAATCAGCGTCCTTCCGCCTCAAGaaacgaacactgaatgatcttcATTTATATTCTGTCACCCTTCGAACAATCTAGAAtttcctgtcagcctactgcgATAGCCCTCCATCCTATAGCCCTCCATCCTCTCCATCCCCATCAGTGTTGGTGCTGTGTTTACAACATTTTCCTTTGTTTGctgttatggaacgtacacacggtcaagcagtttgaccaacattgactccacctctcgtttattcaaacagccatcaagttttatcaacagcgacacgaacaatcaatttattcgaccaacaatatcacacacgaacgaccgaagcgccaacttgagcaccaaccatcaaaaaatatatgggggtttgtgcaacttcactacaaatgctcaaacgagttcggcgaaccttgattCCACCCCCGAcagctcaaaccaaaatcaaaccgttttaattttttccaaccgagccgccaactgtcaaattgttgttcgaacaacttcacacacgttcaaacaaagcagcaaccgaagcgttttcttgggggtggagtcaatgttcgtcgaactgcttgactggtgtgtacgttgcattagaactgtcatatttttcttgtttgctgttagaaaacaacaaacaatgCGTGGAAACACTAAGAAAAATATCGCAAATTTGAACTAGACATCAGGTGAAAatgataattttcattttgattcagagtacagcaaaaaaaaaaaaatcactctgtgatagtgttggtaaaatctgctTGGAGACCTCAATtgtcatttgaaaatatttaagtttatttatttatttttattatgaaataagaaatacattTTACTTTATCtatcaatttaataaaaaaaaatgcgaatgaTTTATTCaggctcactttattccccacaatatTCACCGTCTCTACTCTTTCACTGTTTATTCTGATAAGCTAATTATTTGGAGTTGTTTATACGAAAACATGAATTTAATTGTATTCTTTTTTATACCGGCTCATTTGTTTAAATATCAATAACAGCTGGGAATTTATTATTTGTAGCTATAAAGCATTGACACTGTCCTAAAACTGCTCAGTTAACTCTGTTGAAAATATTAATTTACTAAACCATTAACTaaaccaatctaatccaaatcccatccacatccaatacaaatcaaataaaataaatccaatccaaattcaatccaaacccaatccaaattcaatccaaacccaatccaaattcaatccaaattcaatccaattcttatccaaatcaaacccaaatccaatctatatccaatccatattcaatccaaatccaatccaactccaattcaatccaattcgtatccaaatcaaacccaaatccaatctatatccaatccatattcaatccaaatccatttccaatccaaatctaatctaaatccaaaccaaatctaaatcgaatccaaatctaaaccaaatcatatccaaatctaattcaaatccaatacaaatctaatccaaatccaatccaaatccaatttgaatccaatccaatctaaatccaatccaaatccaaatcgaatccaaatccaatcaaaatccaatccaaatccaatccaaatctaaaccaaatccaatccaaatcgaatccaaatccaatccaaatccaaatccaaatccaatccaaatccaaatccaatccaaatccaaattcaatccaaatccaatcccaatccaatccaaatccaatccaatccaaatccattccaatccaaatccatttgaaatccaatcaaaatcaaatccattccaaatccatcccaaatccaatcttaatctaatccgaatccaacccaaattcaatccaaatctattccaaatccaatccaaatccaatctaaatccaaattcaatccaaatccaatctaaatccaaattcaatccaaatctaatctaaatccaatccaaatttaatccagatccaatccaaatccaaattcaatccaaatccaaatgcaatctaaatccaaatccaatccacattcaaatccaatccatcttcttcttcttcttcttcttggcattacatccccacactgggacagagccgcctcgcagcttaatgttcattgagcacttccacagttattaacttcgaggtttctaagccaagttaccatttttaaggctaacacgatgatacttttatgagacaatttccaacccgaaaattgcctagaccggcaccgggaatcgaaccacctcagccaccctcagcatggtcttgctttgtagccgcgcgtcttaccgcacggctaaggagggccccaatccatatccaatccaaattcaaatccaatccaaatccaatccaaatctaatccaaaacgaagccaaaaccaatccaaatccaaattcaatccaaatacaatctaaatccaacccaagtccaaatcgaatccaaatccaatccaaatccaaatccaattcaaatctattccaaatctaatccaaatccaatccaaatccattccaaatccatcccaaatccaatccaaatcttatccgaatccaatcccaatccaatccgaatccacgccaaattcaatcaaaatccaacccaaatccaatccaaatccaataaaaaaaaatccaaatcccatcaaaatccaacccaaatccaatccatatccaattcaaaaccagtccaaataaattcaaaatccaattcaaatccaatccatatccaatgcaaatccgttccaaatccaatccaaatccaatccaaatccaatccaaatccaatccaaatccaatccaaatccaatccaaatccaatccaaatcaatcaaatccaatccaaatcaatccaaatccaatccaaatcaatccaaatcaatccaaatccaatccaaatcaatccaaatcaatccaaatcaatccaaatcaatccaaatccaatccaaatcaatttaataaaaaaatgcgaatgATTTATTCaggctcactttattccccacaatatGTTATAGCAGAAGGCTAAAATTAATCTTTGCACAGTGTGTCAAGTTGGGCAAAAACTAACAGAAAACCCTAAAAAGACGGGTAGTCCTGAAACGTATATGAATTGATTTCAGATAATGATATATAATATtccaacaataaataaatatttgagcAACGCTCTCCTATTATCTGTCGGCTGATTGGATGGCTTTATATGGCTATATATGGCTTAGATGgctctataagaaagggcacatactagagtgtaccaattacagagggatcacccttctgaactcggcgtacaaaatcctgtcgcgtatcctgtttaacagactgagaccgtttaaggagtccttcgtcggcgaataccaggcaggttttcgcgAGGGCccatcaacgacggatcagatgttttgcctgcggatgatctttgataaattctgggagtacaacttgcagactcaccacctgttcattgatttcaaagcagcgtacgattcagtgaaaagaaataagCTGTGACAGATAacgtccgaacatggttttccggcgaaactgattagactaatACATGCAACGCGGGATGGCTCGaaaccttagacggattgaaccagtgtgatgcactttcgaatttattgttcaacattgcattcGTGGGGCGAAGGTTTAtagttcgttgttagaatttaactaataacggagttatagcgctagttgcagtaacttaaactagatgattggaattttcttttcatttagtctaagttactgcaactagcgctataactacgttattagttgaattataacaacgaaccatttggcagagttgtagacAAAGCTTCACACTAGAAGTTCACCTACAACACATTTtcaaattcagcttttggaatgagttattgacaaactactaaatgatcgaatgcaatttactaaatgatcgataacatccttgattaggatatctggcgtgcagaggaacggcactatcatcacatggtcgcatatgctcctgggctttgcggacgacatcgaccacattggaatcgatcgcagagcagtagtggggGCTTTTGTCCTACTGAAGAGGgggacggcgaggataggcttaaccattatctctacaaagacaaagtacatggtggcagatagagatagaggaagacctagtggtgttggtgcagaggtagtgcttgatggggatgtgtttgaaataattgaagaatttatttaccttggaacgcttgtgacatgcgacaatgacgtttcccgtgaagtaaatagacgtattgctgctgcgaatagggcgtTCTACGGACTACGTAATCAAGACGAGCTAAAGAAACTTCAGAAGGTAATGATGAAGTTGAAGTTGGATACCTGTTGCAAGAAGTCAATGAACGTGTTTTCAAAAAAGAACGAGTTAGAAATGTTTCTTTTTGCTAAAGTAGTAGATTTTTTTGAGTGGTGGAGAGAAGGATGTTAGAATGATTGATCATAGCCTGGAGCCTACATCAGCATCATATATGAATTCAACGATTTCAAAACGAATACAAAACGCAGATTCAAGTTCTACGGTTGTTTAGCGCGTGCGTGGTCCTGGAACGCTCATGCAGACCCGCCCGTGTTCTGTATCACGAGTATGTTAgtattgtacaaaatacaacagcacACGTGTTCGAGTTCTAAAACAATTGAGCAACTCGAagagttttcaagaaaattcactGTTAATATTATACAACTCTTGGCTATATTTCTTAATTCGTGCAAGGCTTAAATATAGTAAATACAAGTTCATATACTGAAACGAATACCAAATGGTTAAACTGCAAACGGCGTGTCATATATTGGTCCAAGGATAGCCTAGGCTTTCTTTTTATCGTAAATCGAAAGTTGACTCTAAGAGGTTgtaacgcgatttttttttctgagtttttttttgtataactaTGAAAATAATATGGCTGCTTACTATCATTTGAGTTAAGAATATCGACGCTTTCAGTAACATTTGATTCTACCTCAAGTAGTTTCGAAAAACATACGAAAACGaccgaaaataaaacaaatcagtgtattttattttaaaaccgtTGTATCTCAAAAACGATAGCacttagaagaaaaaaatactgttttccttttccaatggaatttttacgtactttcataaaatcAAGTTGATTAACGTAACAAAATTAAGGCCATTTTTAAAAACCAAGATTAATCCAACTAGTGgagatggagcctttctcgtgtgtaATAAAactagtattttggccataacttttgagcctaTAGTCCAATCTGGTCATTTTCCATCGGTTGAGGATATGTGCCTGAAAAATTAGTCAGGTATTTAAgacataacttccgagcccatagtccggtcAAGTCAATTTCCAATACGAACCAATGGAACTTGTAAACTACTTGTGAACaacttgcgagtaaatcggttgagggtaagtgcattaaaactAAGCTAGACTTTCTTAAGAGCTTTTTTGTAtagcaaaaagtattttggccatgatTTCCAAGCCCACAATCccatctgtccaattttcactagggaacaataagacaagatttcgcgtcgaatgcaacttgttgcgagtaaatcgggtgaGAGTGAGTGCATTAAAGGTGAGCTAGACTTTAATACAGGCTTTTCTATAACagaatgtattttggccataattacTGAGCCCATATCCCGGTCTGCCAAATTTTCAGTAAGGTACAATGGGACAAAGCTCCGCGTTGAATGGATGTTGCTAttgaatcggttgaggataaatccctagcagcacacatgtcccacgtaggttactgcaactcatttgtgaccagatttggtcgCAATCGAGTTGCTGCAATCATTTTCGACctacttgtgctgctcgggataccaaaaaagtgagctaaagtttttgcacttttggtgcgcgcacacacaaacgcacttttaaaaaaatataacttttttgtccatcatttctTCATCATGGCCCATAgagtaaaataaaacaaatatcagatataaaaaatatcgaaaaattatcTATTGAGATAatcaatttttaagttttattctcAATGATTGGGTATTTTTTTCATAGTGTATAATTTTTCAAATAGCCCAATTTGATTACCTAAAACATTGCCAAAGACACTTAAACAATCAGataagccgttttcaagttatattttttgaaagtgttcaaTGTGTTTTTGCTTGGGtccttgtcaaaagttaggctaCAGTCAAAATGGCAAATTAATACTGTTCTGGCAACCCTGCCCAGACGCAGCCGCATCACAACCAATATTTGGCCGATTAGGCAAATGTCAGTTCACAGCTGATATGATGGTGAGAGTGAGTGATAAAATTAAAGCGAGGGAGAAACATATACAGAAAAGGGGAAAAAgggaaaatataaacaaatggcCGAAGTTGAGTAAACAGAATTAGTAGCGAATCGAAGAAAATTGTATTGCAAGAGGAGAGTTGAACGGTGAATAAATCTAGATTGCATTTGAGGTAGAGTGAATTACGTGGAGTTTGGTCAGCAGATAACAATTAAGTACACTGTAAGTAGATTGAAGTGCGAAAATAAACATATAGTTAATTGCACCTTTATGAACAGCTGACGCAGGACAGTACAGTGGTGCTCAAACTATCGAAGACAGCCCACGAACTTTTAGACGACAATTAGACGAACGACACAGAAAGCGAGTAGAACAGGCAGGTAAAATATAGTACACGCTAAAAAGAGACTAgacaaaataaataaagaattaaataaattaatagaCAAGTCTACGTGGACGATTGAGACGGAAGTTAAAGGAGAAGaacaaactaaaattgtgagtagaaatgttacaaacaagattatatttgtaaaaaattgtaaaacaacCCACAAacttaaattttaattaaacttCCACAGTTTGATCATCCTTTCAAAGGTTGATTCTCAAAAACGGTTTCGTTTAAAATCCGACCGTCcgaacaaaatcaaaaattttataTCGGATTACTTCGGAATGGCTTCCTCTCCTTCGAAAAATGAGCAATGTTTGTTCTGCTCAATGTCGGAGGATGTGGATTGGGTCCAATGTGGGAAATGTAGGCAATGGGCTCATTTCTCCTGCGCTGGCGTAGACCAGGAGGTTGTGAAAGCCGATTGGCGCTGTCAAGTGTGTGTTTCCGCTAGTGCGCAGCAGCTGAAGGTTCCGGACACGAGAAGCAAGACGCGAGGTGGCAAGAAGACCGGCCAAAAAGGCGATGGAGGGTCCGATCAGGGAGTTAGTTCCGATGCAGATCCGGCTGAGAAGCAGTTGGAAGAGGAACAACTCGCCAAGGAGAAGGCCTTTGCAAAGCAGATGGAGGCGCGGAAGAAGCTACTCGCCAGGCAGAAAGCGTGGAAGCAGGAACAGCTGAGGCAAGAACGAGAAATGCGGGAACTGGAGCTCCAAGTACAACGCGAGATAGAAGAGCAGCAGTTGCAGCAAGAACAGGAAATGTTGGACGCTCAACTGGCTGCggagaaggaatttttggagaagcgAGACGCGATCCGGAAGAAATTCGACAACAGCGTCAAGAGGGTGAATGCGTCCAAGGACGAAGATGGTGCTGTCGGTGGGAGGTCGAAAAGTGAACCGGACCAGGCGGTAGAGGAGTGGCTGCAACAGTCAAGGAAGACAAACACGCAGCAGTCGGTCTCGGATGTCAGGGGAGCTTTTCCGAAAGGTGGAGTTCCACTGGGAGCAGGAGTGGTTATCAAGGCGAACAAAACGAAGTCGATGAAACCGGTAAAGGAAGTGCCTGAAATCGTCGAGAACGAGCCAGAGTCCAGCGAAGACGAAAGCAGCAAGTCGTTGGATTATCCAGCGAAAAGCCGTCACAGTCAGAGCCGGTATGGCAGCATGCAGAGTAGTCATGATTCCGACGGGCCGGGGCGTGATATTGGCCATATCTCGAAACAGCAGCTAGCCGCTCGGAAAGCGGTGTCCCAGTACCTTCCGAAGCTTCGTGGAGAGCCGGAAGTCTGGCCGCTGTTTATCAGTAGCTTCGAGCACACGACGGCGGCGTGCGGGTTCACGAACTTGGAGAACTTGAAGCGGCTGCAGGACTGTCTACAGGGAGACGCACTCGAGGCAGTCAGGAGTCGGCTAGTGCTGCCGGATTCGGTTCCGGATGTTATTTGCGATCTGAGGAATCTTTTCGGAAGGCCGGAAAAGTTGCTGAAGACGCTGCTGACAAAAGTGAGGAATTCTCCTGCGCCGAGAGGAGATCGGCTGGAGACCTTCATTAACTTCGGGATTACGGTGAAGCAACTGTGCGATCATCTTGAAGCTGCACAGCTCAGAGACCACCTGAACAACCCGATGCTGGTACAGGAGTTGGTGGACAAGCTACCACCAAGCTATAAGCTGGACTGGGTCCGGTTCAAGCGTGGAAAAATTGACAGTCCACTAAGGATGTTCTCGAACTTCACCACCGAAATCGTTTCGGATGTGTCCGAGGTTACGGAGTTCACAATGTTGTCAGTGAACGAGCGAGCGCGTCCTGGGAGAGAGAATCCTAGGAAGAAGGAGTTTGTGCATATGCATGAATTTGCACAGAAGCGGAGCGAAGGATCGCGGATCGAGGCAGTCAGTCGGCCGTGCTGGATCTGTGAGCGGACGGATCATTTGATCAGAAATTGCGATGAGTTCCGGCGAATGAATATCGCCGAAAGGCTTAGAGAGGTGGAGAGGCAGAAACTGTGTGGAATCTGCCTAAACAAACATAGTAATAGTCGCTGCTCGTCGAAGATACGGTGCGTGGTGCGAGGTTGTCAAGGAAACCATCATCCTCTGTTACATCGCGTGGAAAGATCTGTGCAATTGCAGAAAGCGATATCTGACTGCACAGTGATTTTCCGTATGATGCCGGTAACGCTACACGTCGGCAAGCGTCAATACGACACCGTCGCGTTCCTGTACGAAGGGTCATCTGCGACTTTGGTCGATGATGTGGTAGCCAAACGATTGAAAGCTGAAGGTTCACTGGAGCCGTTGTTGATAGTAACGTGGACCGGGAACATCGACCGCCTCGAGAACGAGTCCCGTTGCGTAGAGATGATGGTGGCAGCAAAGGGCTCGAAGGAGAAGTTTCCGCTGCTCATCACTCGGACAGTATCGGAGTTGCAGTTAACCAAACAGAATTTTCGATACGCAGAGGTAGTGAAGCGGTACACACATCTTGTGGGCGTGCCAGTGAAAGATTTTCTGTCCGGGATGCCGACCATCCTCATCGGTTTGGATAACCTACACCTGCTTGCGCCGCTGGAGTCACGTGTTGGTAGACCGAACGAACCGATCGCCGTGCGATCGAAGATGGGTTGGACAATATATGGGTCCGAAAAACGTAGAGCCAGCGTTCATACATACCTGAATCTTCATTCTATCGCGACGGTGAGCAATCAGGAGCTCCATGATTTGATGCGGGAGCAGTATGTGCTGGAAGAAACAGCGGGTGCATCGTTCGCTGTGCCAGAACCGTTGGAAGAGAAGCGTGCTAGGGAGATCCTGGAGGCGACAACACAGCGAGTGGGCCATCGGTTCGAAACTGGACTGTTGTGGCGCAGCGATGTCCGGAAATTCCCCGATAGCTACTCAATGGCTATGCAGAGAATGCATGCACTCGATCGGAAATTAGAAAGGAATCCAGTGCTGAAGGAGAATGTGTGTCGGCAGATCGAGGAGTACCAGCAGAAAGGATACGCGCACAAAGTAACCGACGCAGAGTTGATGGAGACAGCTCAATCTGCTGTGTGGTACCTGCCCCTCAACGTCGTGGTGAACCCACGAAAGCCAGGCAAAGTGCGCCTGGTATGGGATGCAGCAGCATCAGTGAATGGCATTTCCCTGAATTCTGAGCTGCTCAAAGGTCCGGATATGTTAGTTCCCCTTCCGCGAGTGATCTGCCATTTCCGAGAACGCCCGATCGCCTTTGGAGGCGACATCCAGGAAATGTATCACCAAATCCGCATCAGATCAGAGGACAAGCAGGCGCAGCGATTCCTGTTTAGGTCAGGTAGCGAAGAGGCTTCACAGATATTCGTGATGGACGTGGCGACTTTCGGATCCACGTGTTCGCCCAGTTCAGCGCAGTACGTGAAGAACGTCAATGCGAAGCAATTTGCGAAGAGGTACCCGGAAGCAGCAGATGCAATAGTCAAACGTCATTACGTGGACGATTACTACGACAGTGTGGACACCGTGGAAGAAGCGATCCAGAGAGCCAACGAAGTGAGATATGTTCATTCGTGTGGCGGTTTTCGAATTAGGAACTGGGTGTCTAACTCCAATGCGTTCCTGCAGGCGGTTGGCGAGCAAAGCGGTGAGTCGGCAGTACACTTTAGCGAAAATAAGGCTGCAGAGTATGAACGTGTGCTGGGCGTAGTATGGGATACGATAGAAGACGTCTTCTGTTTTGAGACCGCTTCGAAGTTCGAGTGTTCCAAAGTCCTCCGAGGAGAAGAACATCCCACCAAGCGGATGGTACTCAGCATAGTCATGGCACAGTTTGATCCGGCCGGATTCCTAGCTCCAGTTACCATCCTGGGTAAAATGCTGGTGCAAGATCTGTGGAGAACAGGATGCCAGTGGGATGATGCGGTAGATGACCtatcatacaaaaagttggcgCGGTGGACGAGCATGTTGGCGAATGTCCAGGCATTTAAGTTGTCGCGCAGCTACTTCGGCACTGCGAGGTCCGATGAAATCCGGGACGTACAGCTGCATATTTTTGCGGACGCGGGTGAGACGGGGTATGGATGTGTGGCATATTTTCGTGCCATGGTGCGTGGAGAGGTGAAGTGCACGCTAGTGATGAGCCGGGCGAAAGTTGCTCCCTTGAAACAAGTGTCAATTCCGCGACTGGAGCTTCTGGCGGCGGTACTGAGTGCACGGATGTCACATACGGTGCGCGAAAACCTCAGCATATCTATTAGCAAAGTGGTATTTTGGATAAATGCAGAGGTGGTACTATCGTGGATTAGATCCGACCAGCGCCGCTATAAACAGTTCGTTGATTTCCGCATCGGAGAGATCCTGAGCTTGACGAAACTAGCAGACTGGCGGTGGGTTCCGACAAGGCTAAACGTTGCAGACCTGCTGACGAAGTGGGGAAAGGATCCAGATCTACATCCGAGTGGTCCGTGGGTACGAGGCCCACAGTTTCTGTACGACCGGGAGGAAAATTGGCCGAGGAAGAGTTTGCCGCCGGCTAATACGACTGAGGAACTTCGGGTTCATCTGTTGCTACACGACGTCAAGGTACCAGCGGTTCTTGTAGACGCGAACCGCTTCTCGAAGTGGACGATCCTGGTCCGAACGATAGCGTGCGTGTTTCGATTTGTGACGAACTGTAGACGGAAAAAAGGGAAACTGCCGATAGAAACGTTGCGAGCAACGAAAGGTCAGCTGAAGTCGCATATATCAAATGCGGGTGCGTCGGTTCGACTACCACTACAGCAGAAGGAGTACGAGCAAGCAGAGCGATGCTTGCTGAAGGTAGCGCAGTCGGAGAGTTTTATCGATGAGCTGAAGGTGCTGTTGAGGAACAAAGATCGTCCGACGAGCCAGTGGATGGCACTTGAGAAGTCTAGTCCGCTATACAAGTTGACCCCGCTGGTAGATGAGTATGGCTTGATCAGAATGGAGGGCCGCGTGGAGCGGGCAGAGTTTC
The nucleotide sequence above comes from Armigeres subalbatus isolate Guangzhou_Male chromosome 3, GZ_Asu_2, whole genome shotgun sequence. Encoded proteins:
- the LOC134222672 gene encoding uncharacterized protein LOC134222672 — its product is MSEDVDWVQCGKCRQWAHFSCAGVDQEVVKADWRCQVCVSASAQQLKVPDTRSKTRGGKKTGQKGDGGSDQGVSSDADPAEKQLEEEQLAKEKAFAKQMEARKKLLARQKAWKQEQLRQEREMRELELQVQREIEEQQLQQEQEMLDAQLAAEKEFLEKRDAIRKKFDNSVKRVNASKDEDGAVGGRSKSEPDQAVEEWLQQSRKTNTQQSVSDVRGAFPKGGVPLGAGVVIKANKTKSMKPVKEVPEIVENEPESSEDESSKSLDYPAKSRHSQSRYGSMQSSHDSDGPGRDIGHISKQQLAARKAVSQYLPKLRGEPEVWPLFISSFEHTTAACGFTNLENLKRLQDCLQGDALEAVRSRLVLPDSVPDVICDLRNLFGRPEKLLKTLLTKVRNSPAPRGDRLETFINFGITVKQLCDHLEAAQLRDHLNNPMLVQELVDKLPPSYKLDWVRFKRGKIDSPLRMFSNFTTEIVSDVSEVTEFTMLSVNERARPGRENPRKKEFVHMHEFAQKRSEGSRIEAVSRPCWICERTDHLIRNCDEFRRMNIAERLREVERQKLCGICLNKHSNSRCSSKIRCVVRGCQGNHHPLLHRVERSVQLQKAISDCTVIFRMMPVTLHVGKRQYDTVAFLYEGSSATLVDDVVAKRLKAEGSLEPLLIVTWTGNIDRLENESRCVEMMVAAKGSKEKFPLLITRTVSELQLTKQNFRYAEVVKRYTHLVGVPVKDFLSGMPTILIGLDNLHLLAPLESRVGRPNEPIAVRSKMGWTIYGSEKRRASVHTYLNLHSIATVSNQELHDLMREQYVLEETAGASFAVPEPLEEKRAREILEATTQRVGHRFETGLLWRSDVRKFPDSYSMAMQRMHALDRKLERNPVLKENVCRQIEEYQQKGYAHKVTDAELMETAQSAVWYLPLNVVVNPRKPGKVRLVWDAAASVNGISLNSELLKGPDMLVPLPRVICHFRERPIAFGGDIQEMYHQIRIRSEDKQAQRFLFRSGSEEASQIFVMDVATFGSTCSPSSAQYVKNVNAKQFAKRYPEAADAIVKRHYVDDYYDSVDTVEEAIQRANEVRYVHSCGGFRIRNWVSNSNAFLQAVGEQSGESAVHFSENKAAEYERVLGVVWDTIEDVFCFETASKFECSKVLRGEEHPTKRMVLSIVMAQFDPAGFLAPVTILGKMLVQDLWRTGCQWDDAVDDLSYKKLARWTSMLANVQAFKLSRSYFGTARSDEIRDVQLHIFADAGETGYGCVAYFRAMVRGEVKCTLVMSRAKVAPLKQVSIPRLELLAAVLSARMSHTVRENLSISISKVVFWINAEVVLSWIRSDQRRYKQFVDFRIGEILSLTKLADWRWVPTRLNVADLLTKWGKDPDLHPSGPWVRGPQFLYDREENWPRKSLPPANTTEELRVHLLLHDVKVPAVLVDANRFSKWTILVRTIACVFRFVTNCRRKKGKLPIETLRATKGQLKSHISNAGASVRLPLQQKEYEQAERCLLKVAQSESFIDELKVLLRNKDRPTSQWMALEKSSPLYKLTPLVDEYGLIRMEGRVERAEFLPFDLRFPVILPNDHRITKLIVQHYHERSGHGYRQAVKNELRQLYYIPHVDAVVRKVSAACVWCKVHCCRPHAPRMAPLPVYQCTACTLQTVIIIIIAGFHHRHRNSSARHRSLTAGSMGQKNLPIISKSREEDSQMTTTGQPAQHTQHYSPTQAAVGASLSAASTYDLINLD